The genome window ATTTCCGACTTGGTCGGCGCGGTTCTCGAACGCAGCGGCGGCCGCATCGACGCGCTCTTCAACAATGGCGCCTACGGCCAGCCGGGCGCCGTCGAGGATCTTTCGACATCATCGCTGCGCGCCCAGTTCGAGGCGAATTTCTTCGGCTGGCACGAACTGACGCGGCAAATCATTCCGGCGATGCGCAGACATGGAGAGGGACGGATCGTGCAATGCTCGTCGATCCTCGGCGTCGTGCCCTATCGCTACCGCGGCGCCTATACCGCTTCCAAATTTGCGCTCGAAGGCCTCAGCATCACGTTGCGCATGGAGCTGCAGGGCAGCGGCATCCATGTGAGCCTGATCGAACCGGGGCCGATCGCCACGCGTTTCACCGCCAACGCGCTCGCAAAGATCAAGGAGCATATCGACGTCCGGAATTCGCCGCACGCGGCCGACTATATCAGACAACTGGCAAGGCTTGACGGATCGGGGCCGGTCAACCGCCACAAGCTTGGCCCGGAAGCGGTCTATTCCGTATTGAAGCGCGCATTGAACTCGAAAAATCCGAGGCCACATTATCCTGTAACGACTCCGGCTAAACAGGGCATGTTCCTGAAGCGGCTGCTTCCGGCAGACCTCTTCTACCGCCTGATGCGCTGGACGGACTGAGAAAGCTGAATGCCATGTCCACCGTCACCTATATCCTTGCGATCATCGTCATGGGCGCCGTCGCCCTCGTCCTGATCCGCGGCCTCTTCAACATGATGAAGGGCGGCGACGCCAACCGTTCCAACAAGCTGATGCAGCTTCGTGTCCTGCTGCAGGCAATCGCCGTCGTCCTGATTATGATCACGCTCTGGATCACCGGCGGCGGCCGGCCGAGCTGAGGTGACTAATGCAGCGGGGATTTCGATGATGGGTGCAGACAGGAATGACCGCGGAGAGGTGAGTGCCGGCTTGAGGAAGCACCCCGACGCGGTGTGCGTCAGTATGCCGGGGAGAGTTTGGCGAGAAGGCCAACCCCGCTCTCCGTCATCCTCGGGCTTGACCCGAGGATCCATCCCCGATGCCGCTGGTGGATGCGGTGTGGATGCTCGGGTCAAGCCCATTGCTGTCCGGTTGGCGCTGGTAGCTGCCCCTCACCCTAACCCTCTCCCCGTAAAAAACGGGGAGAGGGGACTTGCCCTGCGAGAGCGAGGTGGGAACGGCGAGGCCGCGGCATGTCCCTTCGCCCCGCAAGCGGGAGTCCGAAGGACGGGTCGAGACACGTGGCTCGACCCCGGTCGGTGCCGGCAGGCGGATGAGGGGCTGCTGTCGACAATCTCACACGGCGCAAACGCCCTCCCCTCGACAGGCGGTGCGGCATGGTGAAACTCAACAAGATCTACACCAAAACCGGCGACGACGGCACGACCGGGCTGGTTTCCGGCCCGCGCCGGCCAAAAGACGATTTGCGCGTCGAAGCCTACGGGACGATCGACGAGGCCAATTCCGCGATCGGTCTGGCGCGGCTGCACACATCAGCCCTGCCCGAACTTGACGCCATGCTGATGTCGATCCAGAACGACCTCTTCGATCTCGGCGCCGATCTCGCCACGCCGGACACCGGTGAGACGCCGGCCTACGAACCGCTGCGGATCGTCGAGACTCAGGTCGATCGCGTCGAGCGCGATATCGATCAGCTGAACGCCGGTCTCGAGCCGCTGAAATCCTTCATCCTGCCGGGCGGCAGCCCCGCCGCCGCACATCTGCATCTTGCCCGCACGATTGCGCGGCGCGCCGAACGTTTGATGGTGGCGCTTGCCCGCACCGACGGCGAAATCGTCAGCGAGCCGGCAAGGAAATACGTCAACCGGCTCTCGGATTTCCTCTTCGTCGCGGCACGTCATGCAAATGACCGGGGCCAAGCGGATGTGCTTTGGGTTCCCGGAAAAAACAGATAGGCTTGCCGCGACGACGATCGCCGGGGGGCCTTAATGTTCATACCACTTCACGACGCCAACACGCTGAAACATATCAAGGTCCAGTGGGTGACGCTCTCGCTGATCGCACTGAATGTCGCAATCTGGCTCTTGACCAGCCTGGAGAGCGAGCAGGCAGCCCAGGCGACGACCGTCGGGCTCGGCTACATCCCGGCGATCGTCTTTGGCGACGCGGTGCTGGCGCAGGGGCTCGAAATCGTCCCGGAACCGCTGACTTACTTCACCTATGCCTTCGTCCACGCCGGCTTCTGGCATCTCGCCGGCAACATGATCTTCCTCTGGGTCTTCGGCGACAATGTCGAGGATGCGATGGGACATCTGCGCTTCCTGATGTTCTACCTCCTCTGCGCAGCCGCCGGCGCGCTCTGCCACGGCCTGCTAAGCATGACGTCGCAAGCGCCGCTGGTCGGCGCATCGGGGGCAGTCTCCGGCGTGGTTGCTGCCTATGTCATGCTGCATCCGCGCGTCAGGGTCTGGGTGCTGGTCTTCTTCCGTATACCGCTGCCGCTGCCGGCCTTCGTGCCGCTGCTTTTATGGATCGGCCAACAGTTCTTCATGCTGGCGATCACACCCGACGGCGATGTTTCCTGGGGCGCGCATGTCGGCGGCATCCTTGCCGGGGCTTTTCTGATCCTGGTGTTGCGCCGGCCCGGCGTGCCGCTCTTCGACCGGGAGATCGTCACGCCCCGCGCGGTGAGAAACGGCCCCGGCGCCGGTCCGGCCATTGCGGCCGGCACGAACGGGCGGACGACACAGCGCCTTCCCTGGGGTCGGCGCTGATCTGGCGATATTGATGTGAACGTAAACGTCATATATTGCCTAGGCAAATTGCCTATCGGCGTCATGGAAGCGTTGAATTTGGAGGAAAAACGCGTATCCATGTCGCCATTCGACCATCGGAGCAGCGCCTGAGCGCGCATTTTCTTAGAAAAGTCTCTGAAGCCAGTTTTCCCTGAAGGAAGGACCCCATGAAGATTCTCGTCCCAGTCAAACGGGTTGTCGACTACAACGTGAAGATCCGGGTGAAGCCGGATGGCACGGGTGTCGAGCTTGCCAATGTGAAGATGTCGATGAACCCGTTCGACGAGATCTCGGTGGAAGAGGCGCTGCGGCTGAAGGAAGCCGGCAAGGCCGAAGAGGTGGTGGTGGTGTCGATCGGCCCGGCCAAGGCCGAGGAGACGCTGCGCACCGCCCTTGCCATGGGCGCCGACCGGGCGATCCTGGTCGAGACCGATGATGCGGTCGAGCCGCTTGCCGTTGCCAAGATCCTCAAGGCTGTCGCCGAGGCCGAGCAGCCGGGCCTGATCATCGTCGGCAAGCAGGCGATCGACGACGATTCGAACCAGACCGGCCAGATGCTGGCCGCACTGCTGGGTTCAGCCCAGGCAACCTTCGCCTCGAAGATCGACATCGGTGACGGCAAGGCGCAGGTGACCCGCGAGGTCGATGGCGGCCTGCAGACGATCGAGATCAAGCTGCCGGCGGTGATCACCTCCGACCTCAGGCTGAACGAACCGCGTTATGCCTCGCTGCCGAACATCATGAAGGCGAAGAAGAAGCCGCTCGACAAGAAGGCGCCTGCCGATTTCGGCGTCGACACCACACCGCGGCTGAAGGTGTTGAAGACCGAGGAGCCGTCCGGCCGCAAGGCCGGCGTCAAGGTCAAGTCGGTCGCCGAGTTGGTCGACAAGCTCAAAAACGAAGCCGGCGTGCTGTAATCAGCTGAGAACAGGAGCAAAATATCATGACCATTCTTCTTCTCGCCGATCACGACAATCAAAGCCTTTCCGACCAGACCGCCAAGGCGCTGACGGCGGCAAGCCAGATCGGCTCCGACGTGCACATTCTCGTCGCCGGCAAGGCTGCCAAGCCTGCTGCCGAACAGGCGGCCAAACTTTCGGGCGTCGCCAAGGTGCTGCTGGTCGAAAGCGACACACTCGCCAACAATCTGGCCGAGCCGCTGGCCGAGCTGATCGTCTCGCTGGCAGGCAGCTACGACACGATCCTGTCGGCCGCCACCTCGGTCGGCAAGAACGTGCTGCCGCGCGTCGCTGCCCTGCTCGACGTCGCCCAGGTCTCGGAGATCATCGAGGTGATCTCCGCCGATACCTTCAAGCGGCCGATCTATGCCGGCAATGCCATCCAGACGGTGCAGGCCAGCGATGCCAAGAAGGTGATTACCGTGCGCACCGCCTCCTTCGCCTCTGCACCGGAAGGTGGCTCGGCCACCGTCGAGGCGATCGCGGCGGTTTCCGATCCGGGACTGTCGACCTTCGTCAAGGACGCCCTGTCGGCCTCCGACCGTCCGGAACTGACGTCTGCGAAGATCATCCTCTCCGGCGGCCGCGCGCTGGGTTCTGCGGAAAAATTCCGGGAAGTCATCCTGCCGCTTGCCGACAAGCTCGGAGCTGCCGTCGGTGCCAGCCGTGCCGCCGTCGATGCCGGTTATGCGCCGAACGACTGGCAGGTCGGCCAGACCGGCAAGGTGGTGGCGCCGCAGCTCTATATCGCCGCCGGCATATCCGGCGCTATCCAGCATCTGGCCGGCATGAAGGATTCGAAAGTGATCGTCGCCATCAACAAGGACGAGGAGGCGCCGATCTTCCAGGTCGCCGACTACGGCCTCGTCGCCGATCTCTTCGAAGCCCTGCCGGAATTGCAAAAGGCGCTCTAAGCGCGCCAAATGCTTTTCTTTCGCACTTGCGAATGACTGGAAAATTATCTTTTATCGGTCTACTACTGCTGCCGGGCGATCATTCGTCCGGCAGTATTGCTAGAAAATGCGGCAGCGCGGGGGCGAATGCCGTGTGGGGGTTTGGAGATGAATGCGGTGTTGAAGAATATTGGGATTATCGGTGCCGGCCAGATGGGCTGCGGCATCGCGCATGTTTCGGCCGCCGCAGGTTACAGGGTTCACATCTACGATCTCTCCCAGGACCGCATCGAATCCGGCCTTGCCACCATCAATGGCAACCTCGCCCGCCTGGTGACGAACGGCAAGATGACCGAAGAGGAGCGCAAGACGACCTTGTCGCTCATATCAGGCTCCTCCGATGTCAACGATCTCGCCCCCTCCGATCTCGTCATAGAGGCGGCGACCGAGGATGAAACGGTCAAGCGCAAGATCTACACGCAGGTTTGTCCGGTCCTGAAACCGGAAGCGCTGCTTGCCACCAACACCTCTTCCCTGTCCATCACCCGGCTTGCTGCCGCCACCGACCGCCCCGAACGCTTCATGGGCATACATTTCATGAACCCGGTGCCGGTCATGAAGCTGGTCGAACTGGTGCGCGGCATTGCGACCGATGAGAAGACTTTCTCCGCCGCCAAGGAATTCGTCGGCACGCTGGAAAAGACCATCACTGTCGCTGAGGATTTCCCGGCCTTCATCGTCAACCGCATCCTGCTGCCGATGATCAACGAGGCGATCTACACGCTCTATGAAGGCGTCGGCACGGTCGATGCCATCGACACGGCGATGAAGCTCGGCGCCAACCATCCGATGGGGCCGCTGCAGCTTGCCGATTTCATCGGCCTCGACACTTGCCTCTCGATTATGCAGGTGCTGCACGACGGTCTGGCGGACTCGAAATATCGCCCCTGCCCGCTGCTGGTGAAATATGTCGAAGCCGGCTGGCTCGGACGCAAATCCGGCCGCGGCTTCTACGACTATCGCGGCGACGTGCCTGTCCCGACGCGGTAACTAGACATCATCAGAACGGGCGAATAGACCGAGCGCCCGCGAAATGCTTTCCTTGCCGGGAACGGGAGGAAACGCCATGTCGACCGAAACACCCATGTTCCTGCTGCAGTGCTGCGTTCTGATCGGAATCGCCGGCGTCTTCCTCATGAGAGGAGATGGGGACTCCTGATCAACGTCGTTACGACCCGATCGCACCCTTGATCAGCGCCTTGGCATCTTCGCTATCCCAGGCGGCAGGGCCGTTCATGGCGGAGATCAGGCAGCCCTTGTCGTCGAGCAGCAGCGTCACCGGCAGGCCGAAGGCAAGGCCTTCCTTCTTCAGGCTGTTGAAGACTCCGATCGTATTGTCGCGGTAAAGCTGCAGCGCATCGACGCCGGTTTCAGTCAGGAAGGTCTTCGGCTTCTCGTCGTCGCCGGTGTCGATATTGACCGGCACGACTTGGAACCTGTCGCTGCCCATCGCCTTCTCGAGTGCGTTCAGCGCCGGCATTTCCTCGCGGCAGGGTACGCACCAGGTGGCCCAGAGATTGAGAAGCACGGTCTTGCCGGCGAAATGGTCGAGCGTCAGTGGCTTGCCATCCGGGCCGTTGAAGGAAACCGCGGTGAGTTTGCGCGGCTCGGCGGCGGCAACCATGGCGGCCACCTGCCCCTTCATCAGCGGCGCCAGATTGGCAGCACGCTCCTTCGCCAGCGAGCATTCGGCCGAAGCGCTGCTGCCGATCCCATTGCCAATCCCCGTCTCCTTCACGTATACCGCTGCCGCACCTGCAACGACACCTGCGACGGCGGCGATTGCGATCAATTTTCCGGACGGCAGGCCGAAGGGTTTTTTCGTCGTCATTTCATTCTCCAGGACGGGCATCTTCCATGGCCGAGAACAACACGGACACCAAATCCTCCAACCAGATGTGGGGTGGGCGCTTCGCCTCCGGCCCGGACGCGATCATGGAGGAGATAAATGCCTCGATCGGTTTCGACAAGAAGCTATTCGCCCAGGACATCCGCGGTTCGATCGCCCACGCGACCATGCTTGCCCATCAGGCGATCATTTCATCAGACGATAAGGACAAGATCGTTCACGGGCTAAACACGATCCTGTCAGAAATCGAAAGCGGCAATTTCGAATTCTCGCGTCGGCTCGAAGACATCCACATGAATATCGAAGCGCGCCTGGCGACGCTGATCGGACCGGCAGCCGGCCGGCTGCACACCGCCC of Rhizobium sp. BT04 contains these proteins:
- a CDS encoding SDR family oxidoreductase, which gives rise to MAGERTIVVTGCSSGIGAHCARALKADGWRVFATVRKPDDLAALEADGIEAFLMDYARPETISDLVGAVLERSGGRIDALFNNGAYGQPGAVEDLSTSSLRAQFEANFFGWHELTRQIIPAMRRHGEGRIVQCSSILGVVPYRYRGAYTASKFALEGLSITLRMELQGSGIHVSLIEPGPIATRFTANALAKIKEHIDVRNSPHAADYIRQLARLDGSGPVNRHKLGPEAVYSVLKRALNSKNPRPHYPVTTPAKQGMFLKRLLPADLFYRLMRWTD
- a CDS encoding twin transmembrane helix small protein, which encodes MSTVTYILAIIVMGAVALVLIRGLFNMMKGGDANRSNKLMQLRVLLQAIAVVLIMITLWITGGGRPS
- a CDS encoding cob(I)yrinic acid a,c-diamide adenosyltransferase, which produces MVKLNKIYTKTGDDGTTGLVSGPRRPKDDLRVEAYGTIDEANSAIGLARLHTSALPELDAMLMSIQNDLFDLGADLATPDTGETPAYEPLRIVETQVDRVERDIDQLNAGLEPLKSFILPGGSPAAAHLHLARTIARRAERLMVALARTDGEIVSEPARKYVNRLSDFLFVAARHANDRGQADVLWVPGKNR
- a CDS encoding rhomboid family intramembrane serine protease — protein: MFIPLHDANTLKHIKVQWVTLSLIALNVAIWLLTSLESEQAAQATTVGLGYIPAIVFGDAVLAQGLEIVPEPLTYFTYAFVHAGFWHLAGNMIFLWVFGDNVEDAMGHLRFLMFYLLCAAAGALCHGLLSMTSQAPLVGASGAVSGVVAAYVMLHPRVRVWVLVFFRIPLPLPAFVPLLLWIGQQFFMLAITPDGDVSWGAHVGGILAGAFLILVLRRPGVPLFDREIVTPRAVRNGPGAGPAIAAGTNGRTTQRLPWGRR
- a CDS encoding electron transfer flavoprotein subunit beta/FixA family protein, producing MKILVPVKRVVDYNVKIRVKPDGTGVELANVKMSMNPFDEISVEEALRLKEAGKAEEVVVVSIGPAKAEETLRTALAMGADRAILVETDDAVEPLAVAKILKAVAEAEQPGLIIVGKQAIDDDSNQTGQMLAALLGSAQATFASKIDIGDGKAQVTREVDGGLQTIEIKLPAVITSDLRLNEPRYASLPNIMKAKKKPLDKKAPADFGVDTTPRLKVLKTEEPSGRKAGVKVKSVAELVDKLKNEAGVL
- a CDS encoding electron transfer flavoprotein subunit alpha/FixB family protein — protein: MTILLLADHDNQSLSDQTAKALTAASQIGSDVHILVAGKAAKPAAEQAAKLSGVAKVLLVESDTLANNLAEPLAELIVSLAGSYDTILSAATSVGKNVLPRVAALLDVAQVSEIIEVISADTFKRPIYAGNAIQTVQASDAKKVITVRTASFASAPEGGSATVEAIAAVSDPGLSTFVKDALSASDRPELTSAKIILSGGRALGSAEKFREVILPLADKLGAAVGASRAAVDAGYAPNDWQVGQTGKVVAPQLYIAAGISGAIQHLAGMKDSKVIVAINKDEEAPIFQVADYGLVADLFEALPELQKAL
- a CDS encoding 3-hydroxybutyryl-CoA dehydrogenase, producing MNAVLKNIGIIGAGQMGCGIAHVSAAAGYRVHIYDLSQDRIESGLATINGNLARLVTNGKMTEEERKTTLSLISGSSDVNDLAPSDLVIEAATEDETVKRKIYTQVCPVLKPEALLATNTSSLSITRLAAATDRPERFMGIHFMNPVPVMKLVELVRGIATDEKTFSAAKEFVGTLEKTITVAEDFPAFIVNRILLPMINEAIYTLYEGVGTVDAIDTAMKLGANHPMGPLQLADFIGLDTCLSIMQVLHDGLADSKYRPCPLLVKYVEAGWLGRKSGRGFYDYRGDVPVPTR
- a CDS encoding TlpA disulfide reductase family protein, with the translated sequence MTTKKPFGLPSGKLIAIAAVAGVVAGAAAVYVKETGIGNGIGSSASAECSLAKERAANLAPLMKGQVAAMVAAAEPRKLTAVSFNGPDGKPLTLDHFAGKTVLLNLWATWCVPCREEMPALNALEKAMGSDRFQVVPVNIDTGDDEKPKTFLTETGVDALQLYRDNTIGVFNSLKKEGLAFGLPVTLLLDDKGCLISAMNGPAAWDSEDAKALIKGAIGS